The proteins below come from a single Asanoa ferruginea genomic window:
- a CDS encoding NADH-quinone oxidoreductase subunit J yields the protein MTTVALAATVTTGEAVTFWVLAPLALLGAIGMVAARNAVHSALFLVLTMLCLGVFYVVQAGPFIGLAQIIVYTGAIMMLFLFVLMLVGRDASDSLIETLRGQRVAAILVGLGFAGLVGTLLARAVGDTDAVGLVEANRNGNVQGIAALLFTNYVFAFEVTSALLITAAVGAMVLAHIHKPKSERPGQPEIMKQRFRPGNYPAPAPGPGVYATSDSVATPARLPDGSLSVRSIPEILPTRELSPRETAPKGTEK from the coding sequence ATGACGACTGTCGCGCTCGCGGCGACCGTCACCACCGGCGAGGCGGTCACCTTCTGGGTCCTCGCCCCGCTCGCGCTGCTCGGCGCGATCGGCATGGTGGCGGCGCGCAACGCCGTCCACTCGGCGCTCTTCCTGGTGCTGACCATGCTCTGCCTGGGCGTCTTCTACGTCGTGCAGGCGGGCCCGTTCATCGGCCTGGCGCAGATCATCGTCTACACCGGCGCGATCATGATGCTGTTCCTGTTCGTGCTGATGCTGGTCGGCCGCGACGCGTCCGACTCGCTGATCGAGACACTGCGCGGGCAGCGGGTGGCCGCCATCCTGGTCGGCCTCGGCTTCGCCGGGCTCGTCGGCACGCTGCTGGCCCGCGCGGTCGGCGACACCGACGCGGTCGGCCTGGTCGAGGCCAACCGCAACGGCAACGTGCAGGGCATCGCGGCGCTGCTGTTCACGAACTACGTGTTCGCGTTCGAAGTGACCTCCGCACTGCTGATCACGGCGGCGGTCGGCGCGATGGTGCTGGCGCACATCCACAAGCCGAAGAGCGAGCGGCCGGGCCAGCCCGAGATCATGAAGCAGCGGTTCCGGCCCGGCAACTACCCGGCGCCCGCACCGGGCCCGGGCGTCTACGCCACCTCAGACTCGGTCGCCACGCCGGCGCGCCTGCCAGACGGCTCGCTCAGCGTGCGCAGCATTCCCGAGATCCTCCCGACGCGTGAGCTCAGCCCGCGCGAGACCGCGCCGAAGGGCACCGAGAAATGA
- the nuoI gene encoding NADH-quinone oxidoreductase subunit NuoI, which translates to MGAITGTFKGFGVTFSHMFRKIVTTDYPFEPAPAAPRYHGRHILNRHPDGLEKCIGCELCAWACPADAIYVEGGDNTDEQRFSPGERYASIYQINYARCIFCGLCIEACPTRSLTMSNEYELARDSRQDLIFTKEQLLAPLLQGMEQPPHPMRLGETEKDYYVGALTNPGTSAGAEKAPWSETGTKDATGEAS; encoded by the coding sequence ATGGGCGCCATCACGGGCACGTTCAAGGGCTTCGGCGTCACGTTCTCGCACATGTTCCGCAAGATCGTGACGACGGACTACCCGTTCGAGCCGGCACCGGCGGCACCGCGCTACCACGGCCGCCACATCCTCAACCGGCACCCGGACGGGCTGGAGAAGTGCATCGGGTGCGAGCTGTGCGCCTGGGCCTGCCCCGCCGACGCGATCTACGTCGAGGGTGGCGACAACACCGACGAGCAGCGTTTCTCGCCCGGTGAGCGCTACGCCAGCATCTACCAGATCAACTACGCCCGGTGCATCTTCTGCGGGCTGTGCATCGAGGCGTGCCCGACGCGGTCGCTGACGATGAGCAACGAATACGAGCTCGCCCGCGACTCCCGCCAGGACCTGATCTTCACCAAGGAGCAGCTCCTGGCACCGCTGCTCCAGGGCATGGAGCAGCCGCCGCACCCGATGCGGCTGGGCGAGACCGAGAAGGACTACTACGTCGGCGCGCTCACCAACCCCGGCACCTCGGCCGGCGCGGAGAAGGCGCCGTGGTCCGAGACCGGCACGAAGGACGCGACGGGAGAAGCATCATGA
- the nuoH gene encoding NADH-quinone oxidoreductase subunit NuoH produces the protein MTPAVYLAQDPTLSDFGHDPWWIALIKIVVAFVFAVLATLLGVWFERRVVGFMQVRPGPNQVGPLGLLQTLADGLKMAFKEDILPKAADKVVYFFAPTISVICAVTALAVIPFGPMVSMFGHQTPLQVTDVPVAVLVILAASSMGIYGIVLGGWASGSTYPLLGGLRSSAQMISYEVAMGLSIVAVFMTAGTMSTSGIVAAQAGSDRSVSLGGFDLFAPGWYAILLLPSFIIYAISAVGETNRAPFDLPEAESELVAGFMTEYSSLKFALFMLAEYVNMVTVSAVATTLFLGGWRAPWPISIWSGANEGWFGLIWFFAKVILLVFVFVWLRGTLPRLRYDQFMRLGWRVLLPINLVWILALAGIRVLQKEDSQAVRWSIIGGALVVILLIALLWPDRKRRPDVTLQEQVDQRPQGSFPLPPMDLVVPPSPRARRGVAERQPANVGGGPAAVIDATPTEEKEG, from the coding sequence ATGACGCCTGCGGTCTACCTCGCGCAGGACCCGACGCTGTCCGACTTCGGGCACGATCCCTGGTGGATCGCGCTCATCAAGATCGTTGTCGCGTTCGTCTTCGCGGTGCTCGCGACACTGCTCGGCGTGTGGTTCGAGCGGCGCGTCGTCGGCTTCATGCAGGTGCGGCCCGGCCCCAACCAGGTCGGCCCACTCGGCCTGCTCCAGACGCTGGCCGACGGCCTGAAGATGGCCTTCAAGGAAGACATCCTCCCGAAGGCCGCCGACAAGGTCGTCTACTTCTTCGCGCCGACCATCTCGGTCATCTGCGCGGTGACCGCGCTGGCCGTCATCCCGTTCGGCCCGATGGTGAGCATGTTCGGCCACCAGACGCCGCTTCAGGTCACCGACGTGCCGGTGGCGGTGCTGGTGATCCTGGCCGCGTCGTCGATGGGCATCTACGGCATCGTGCTCGGCGGCTGGGCCTCCGGCTCGACCTACCCGCTGCTCGGTGGCCTGCGGTCGAGTGCCCAGATGATCTCGTACGAGGTCGCCATGGGTCTGTCGATCGTCGCGGTCTTCATGACCGCCGGCACCATGTCGACCAGTGGCATCGTGGCCGCGCAGGCCGGCAGCGACCGCAGCGTCTCGCTCGGCGGCTTCGACCTGTTCGCGCCGGGCTGGTACGCCATCCTGCTGCTGCCCAGCTTCATCATCTACGCGATCTCCGCCGTCGGTGAGACCAACCGCGCGCCGTTCGACCTGCCCGAGGCGGAGTCCGAACTGGTCGCCGGCTTCATGACCGAATACAGCTCGCTCAAGTTCGCGCTGTTCATGCTCGCCGAATACGTCAACATGGTGACCGTCTCCGCGGTCGCCACGACGCTGTTCCTCGGTGGGTGGCGAGCGCCCTGGCCGATCAGCATCTGGTCCGGTGCCAACGAGGGTTGGTTCGGCCTGATCTGGTTCTTCGCCAAGGTGATCCTGCTGGTCTTCGTCTTCGTCTGGCTCCGCGGCACGCTGCCCCGGCTGCGCTACGACCAATTCATGCGGCTCGGCTGGCGGGTGCTGCTGCCGATCAACCTGGTCTGGATCCTCGCCCTGGCCGGCATCCGGGTGCTCCAGAAGGAAGACAGCCAGGCGGTGCGCTGGAGCATCATCGGCGGCGCCCTGGTCGTCATCCTGCTGATCGCGCTGCTCTGGCCCGACCGCAAGCGGCGGCCCGACGTCACCTTGCAGGAGCAGGTCGACCAGCGGCCGCAGGGCAGCTTCCCGCTCCCGCCGATGGACCTGGTCGTGCCGCCGAGCCCGCGGGCCCGGCGTGGGGTGGCCGAACGACAGCCGGCCAATGTGGGCGGTGGTCCGGCAGCCGTCATCGACGCTACCCCGACCGAAGAGAAGGAAGGCTGA
- a CDS encoding NADH-quinone oxidoreductase subunit G: MTDVAKKADEVTLTIDGVEVTAPKGTLLIRVAEQLGIAIPRFCDHPLLAPAGACRQCLVEVEGQRKPVASCTQAVADGMVVKTQLSSPVAKKAQEGIMELLLINHPLDCPMCDKGGECPLQNQAMSTGRAETRFHEHKREYPKPINISSQVLLDRERCVLCQRCTRFSEEIAGDKFIDLMNRSSNEEINVYRDEVYDGDAGDDSAGDVPFNSYFSGNTVQICPVGALTGAQYRFRSRPFDLVSSPSVCEHCSAGCAQRTDHRRGKVLRRLAGDDPAVNEEWNCDKGRWGFRYATATDRLTTPLVRDADTGELREASWSEALSVAAEGLRAARDGAHGVGVLTGGRLTVEDAYAYAKFARVALGTNDIDFRARPQSAEETEFLASSVVGTTEVTYADVDKAPAVVIVGLEPEEEAPILFLRLRKQFTKRKLPIYALSPYVTRGLEKLGAKVARIIPGEEARVLAEHDVVAEALKAPGALLLVGERLASVPGGLSAAAALAARTGAKLAWVPRRAGDRGAVDAGCLPNLLPGGRLTTDAAARAELAGAWDLAAGVIPSQPGRDTDAMIVAAAGGRLGALVVAGVDPADLTDPRLAEQALDTVPFLVSLEVRRSAVSRRANVVFPVAPVAEKAGSFLDWEGRLRTFETVLHTDAMNDGRVLDALAAALDVTLGTGDVNIVRRELGSLPVTRADRPQAPAHEPADVVEPAEGEAVLATWHQLIDLGSLLDGDEELAGTARPPVVRLDKATAETIGVADGDAVTVGTGRGAVTLPAMITEMPAGVVWLPTNSPGATTRRTLGVTSGAIVSISAGGAR; the protein is encoded by the coding sequence ATGACCGACGTAGCGAAGAAGGCCGACGAGGTCACCCTGACCATCGACGGCGTCGAGGTGACCGCGCCGAAGGGCACGCTGCTGATCCGGGTTGCCGAGCAACTCGGCATCGCGATCCCGCGGTTCTGCGACCACCCACTGCTGGCGCCCGCGGGCGCCTGCCGGCAGTGCCTGGTCGAGGTCGAGGGGCAGCGCAAGCCGGTCGCCTCGTGCACCCAGGCGGTCGCCGACGGCATGGTGGTCAAGACCCAGCTCAGCTCCCCGGTCGCCAAGAAGGCGCAAGAGGGCATCATGGAGCTGCTCCTGATCAACCACCCGCTCGACTGCCCGATGTGCGACAAGGGCGGCGAGTGCCCGCTCCAGAACCAGGCGATGTCGACCGGCCGCGCCGAGACCCGGTTCCACGAGCACAAGCGCGAATACCCGAAGCCGATCAACATCTCCTCGCAGGTGCTGCTCGACCGCGAGCGGTGCGTGCTCTGCCAGCGCTGCACCCGGTTCTCGGAGGAGATCGCCGGCGACAAGTTCATCGACCTGATGAACAGAAGCAGCAACGAAGAGATCAACGTCTACCGCGACGAGGTGTACGACGGTGACGCCGGCGACGATTCCGCCGGTGACGTGCCGTTCAACTCCTACTTCAGCGGCAACACGGTGCAGATCTGCCCGGTCGGCGCACTGACCGGCGCGCAATACCGGTTCCGCTCCCGCCCGTTCGATCTCGTGTCGAGCCCGTCGGTCTGCGAGCACTGCTCCGCTGGTTGCGCGCAGCGCACCGACCACCGCCGCGGCAAGGTGCTGCGCCGGCTGGCCGGCGACGACCCGGCCGTCAACGAAGAGTGGAACTGCGACAAGGGCCGCTGGGGCTTCCGCTACGCGACCGCCACCGACCGGCTGACCACCCCGCTCGTCCGCGACGCCGACACCGGTGAGCTGCGCGAGGCGTCCTGGAGCGAGGCGCTCAGCGTCGCCGCCGAGGGGCTGCGCGCGGCCCGCGACGGTGCGCACGGGGTCGGCGTGCTGACCGGCGGCCGGCTTACCGTCGAAGACGCCTACGCCTACGCCAAGTTCGCCCGCGTCGCCCTTGGCACCAACGACATCGACTTCCGGGCCCGGCCGCAGTCGGCCGAGGAGACCGAGTTCCTGGCCTCCTCCGTGGTCGGCACCACCGAGGTCACCTACGCCGACGTCGACAAGGCGCCGGCCGTGGTCATCGTCGGTCTGGAGCCGGAAGAAGAGGCGCCGATCCTCTTCCTCCGCCTGCGCAAGCAGTTCACCAAGCGCAAGCTGCCGATCTACGCCCTCTCGCCCTACGTGACCCGCGGGCTGGAGAAGCTCGGCGCCAAGGTCGCGCGGATCATCCCGGGCGAGGAGGCCCGCGTGCTCGCCGAGCACGACGTGGTCGCCGAGGCGCTCAAGGCGCCGGGTGCGCTGCTGCTCGTCGGTGAGCGGCTCGCCTCGGTGCCCGGTGGCCTGTCGGCCGCCGCGGCGCTGGCGGCGCGCACCGGCGCGAAGCTGGCCTGGGTGCCGCGGCGCGCGGGTGACCGCGGTGCCGTCGACGCCGGCTGCCTGCCCAACCTGCTCCCGGGCGGCCGCCTCACCACCGACGCGGCGGCGCGGGCCGAGCTGGCCGGCGCCTGGGACCTGGCGGCCGGGGTCATCCCGAGCCAGCCCGGCCGCGACACCGACGCGATGATCGTGGCGGCCGCCGGCGGCCGGCTCGGCGCCCTCGTGGTCGCCGGCGTCGACCCCGCCGACCTGACCGACCCGCGGCTGGCCGAGCAGGCCCTCGACACGGTGCCGTTCCTGGTCAGCCTCGAGGTCCGGCGCAGCGCGGTCAGCCGCCGCGCCAACGTGGTCTTCCCGGTCGCTCCGGTCGCCGAGAAGGCGGGCAGCTTCCTCGACTGGGAGGGCCGGCTGCGCACCTTCGAGACGGTGCTGCACACCGACGCGATGAACGACGGCCGGGTGCTCGACGCGCTCGCCGCCGCCCTCGACGTCACGCTCGGCACCGGCGACGTCAACATCGTCCGCCGCGAGCTGGGCAGCCTGCCGGTGACCCGGGCCGACCGCCCGCAGGCGCCGGCGCACGAGCCGGCCGACGTGGTCGAGCCGGCCGAGGGCGAGGCGGTGCTGGCGACCTGGCACCAGCTCATCGACCTGGGCAGCCTGCTCGACGGCGACGAGGAGCTGGCCGGCACGGCCCGCCCGCCGGTGGTCCGGCTCGACAAGGCGACCGCCGAGACCATCGGCGTCGCCGACGGTGACGCGGTCACGGTCGGCACGGGCCGCGGCGCGGTCACCCTGCCGGCGATGATCACTGAGATGCCGGCCGGCGTCGTCTGGCTGCCGACCAACTCGCCCGGCGCGACCACCCGGCGGACGCTGGGTGTCACCTCGGGCGCGATCGTCTCGATCTCGGCTGGAGGGGCTCGATGA
- the nuoF gene encoding NADH-quinone oxidoreductase subunit NuoF → MTTTPRREVLEKLTPVLTKRWLSPEAWTLKTYEQLDGYAALKKALKAHPDDLIQLIKDSGLRGRGGAGFPTGLKWGFIPQGDGKPHYLVVNADEGEPGTCKDLPLMTHDPHSLIEGVIIASYAIRAERAYIYIRGEAVHAARRLRNAVVEAYDKGYIGRDILGSGYNLDVVVHSGAGAYICGEETALLDSLEGFRGQPRLRPPFPATHGLYASPTVVNNVGTISSVPYIVLGGADWWRSMGTEKSSGPMIYSLSGRINNPGQFECSMGITLRELIELAGGMQPGHQLRFWTPGGSSTPLLTADHLDVPLDFEGVAGAGSILGTTATQIFSDQDCPVYATYRWLEFYHHESCGKCTPCREGNYWMVRVYQRILSGQGTHEDLDTLLDTCDNILGRSFCGLGDGATSPVTSSLQYFKQDYLDYIEGRTAPRLSDKALVGAH, encoded by the coding sequence GTGACCACCACTCCTCGGCGGGAAGTTCTCGAGAAGCTCACCCCGGTCCTGACCAAGCGCTGGCTCTCGCCGGAGGCCTGGACGCTGAAGACCTACGAGCAGCTCGACGGCTACGCGGCGCTCAAGAAGGCGCTCAAGGCCCACCCCGACGACCTGATCCAGCTCATCAAGGACTCGGGCCTGCGCGGGCGCGGCGGCGCCGGCTTCCCGACCGGCCTCAAGTGGGGCTTCATCCCGCAGGGCGACGGCAAGCCGCACTACCTCGTCGTCAACGCCGACGAGGGCGAGCCGGGCACCTGCAAAGACCTGCCGCTGATGACCCACGACCCGCACTCGCTGATCGAGGGCGTGATCATCGCCAGCTACGCGATCCGCGCCGAGCGGGCCTACATCTACATCCGTGGCGAGGCCGTGCACGCCGCGCGCCGGCTGCGCAACGCGGTGGTCGAGGCCTACGACAAGGGCTACATCGGCCGCGACATCCTCGGCTCGGGCTACAACCTCGACGTCGTCGTGCACAGCGGCGCCGGCGCCTACATCTGCGGCGAAGAGACCGCGCTGCTCGACTCGCTCGAGGGGTTCCGCGGCCAGCCGCGGCTGCGCCCGCCGTTCCCGGCGACGCACGGCCTCTACGCCTCGCCGACGGTGGTCAACAACGTCGGCACCATCTCCAGCGTGCCCTACATCGTGCTGGGCGGGGCCGACTGGTGGCGGTCGATGGGCACCGAGAAGTCGTCGGGCCCGATGATCTACTCGCTGTCCGGCCGGATCAACAACCCGGGCCAGTTCGAGTGCTCGATGGGCATCACGCTGCGCGAGCTGATCGAGCTGGCCGGCGGCATGCAGCCCGGCCACCAGCTCCGCTTCTGGACCCCGGGCGGCTCGTCGACCCCGCTGCTGACGGCCGACCACCTGGACGTGCCGCTCGACTTCGAGGGCGTGGCGGGTGCCGGCAGCATCCTGGGCACCACGGCGACGCAGATCTTCTCCGACCAGGACTGCCCGGTCTACGCGACCTACCGGTGGCTCGAGTTCTATCACCACGAGTCGTGCGGCAAGTGCACACCGTGCCGCGAGGGCAACTACTGGATGGTCCGGGTCTACCAGCGGATCCTGTCCGGCCAGGGCACCCACGAAGATCTCGACACGCTGCTCGACACCTGTGACAACATCCTGGGCCGGTCCTTCTGCGGCCTGGGCGACGGCGCGACGAGCCCGGTGACGTCCTCGTTGCAGTACTTCAAGCAGGACTACCTCGACTACATCGAGGGCCGGACGGCTCCGCGGCTGTCCGACAAGGCTCTCGTGGGGGCGCACTGA
- the nuoE gene encoding NADH-quinone oxidoreductase subunit NuoE → MTTPTTVFDEEIRQRAREILARYPADRARSALLPLLHLVQSVEGHVSPAGVEFCAEVLGINKAQVGAVASFYTMYKRRPTGDFLVSVCTNTMCNVLGGQQVYDTVSEHLGVGHDETTADGTITLEHAECLAACDYGPVVTVNYDFFDNVTPESTVELVEELRRGNRPQPSRGARLCTLKEMSLQLAGFPDTRAEAVADGVAGDPTLRGLQLAQQHGIAVAGFDPDTPIKKKDDAGAAKPAAQAGSAANKPASDAKPAGDASKPQESNLRGAKEANK, encoded by the coding sequence ATGACGACGCCAACGACGGTCTTCGACGAGGAGATCCGGCAGCGGGCCCGGGAGATCCTGGCCCGTTACCCGGCCGACCGCGCCCGGTCCGCCCTGCTCCCGCTGCTGCACCTGGTGCAGTCGGTCGAGGGGCACGTCTCCCCGGCCGGCGTGGAGTTCTGCGCCGAGGTCCTGGGCATCAACAAGGCCCAGGTGGGCGCCGTCGCGTCGTTCTACACGATGTACAAGCGTCGCCCGACCGGTGACTTCCTGGTCAGCGTCTGCACCAACACGATGTGCAACGTGCTCGGCGGCCAGCAGGTCTACGACACGGTCAGCGAGCACCTCGGCGTCGGCCACGACGAGACCACTGCCGACGGCACGATCACGCTCGAGCACGCCGAGTGCCTGGCGGCCTGCGACTACGGCCCGGTCGTGACCGTCAACTACGACTTCTTCGACAACGTGACACCGGAGAGCACCGTCGAGCTGGTCGAGGAGCTGCGCCGGGGCAACCGCCCGCAGCCCAGCCGCGGCGCCCGGCTCTGCACGCTCAAGGAGATGTCGCTGCAGCTCGCCGGCTTCCCGGACACCCGGGCCGAGGCGGTCGCCGACGGCGTCGCGGGCGACCCGACGCTGCGCGGCCTCCAGCTCGCGCAGCAGCACGGCATCGCGGTGGCCGGCTTCGACCCGGACACCCCGATCAAGAAGAAAGACGACGCGGGCGCGGCGAAGCCGGCGGCGCAGGCAGGTTCGGCGGCCAACAAGCCGGCCAGCGACGCCAAGCCGGCCGGCGACGCGTCGAAGCCGCAGGAGAGCAACCTCCGCGGCGCCAAGGAGGCGAACAAGTGA
- a CDS encoding NADH-quinone oxidoreductase subunit D: protein MTTNPTYATERETSEGKVFTVTGGDWDTVVSGTDPVSDERIIVNMGPQHPSTHGVLRLILELEGETVRDLRSVVGYLHTGIEKSIEYRNWVQGTTFVTRMDYLSPIFNETAYSLAVEKLLGIEDQITERATTIRVLMMELNRISSHLVWLATTGMELGAISIMLYGFREREYILEIFEMVSGLRMNMAYVRPGGVAQDVPDSAVKKIREFLTMMPKRLKEYEDLLSGQPIWTERTQGVAVLDVTACVALGVTGPVLRSAGLPWDLRKTMPYCGYDTYEFDVPTSNDADVWGRYQVRLAEIRESLKLIEQCLDRLRPGPIMVHDKKIAWPAQLAIGTDGLGNSLEHVAKIMGQSMESLIHHFKLVTEGFRVPPGQVYVAIEGPRGELGAHAVSDGGTRPYRVHFREPSFVNLQALPAMAEGGLIADVIAGGASLDPVMGGCDR, encoded by the coding sequence GTGACCACCAACCCGACTTACGCCACCGAGCGCGAGACGTCCGAGGGCAAGGTCTTCACCGTTACCGGCGGCGACTGGGACACCGTTGTCAGCGGCACCGACCCGGTCAGCGACGAACGCATCATCGTCAACATGGGTCCGCAGCACCCGTCGACACACGGCGTGCTGCGGCTGATCCTCGAACTCGAGGGTGAGACGGTCCGCGACCTGCGATCGGTCGTCGGCTACCTGCACACCGGCATCGAGAAGAGCATCGAATACCGCAACTGGGTGCAGGGCACGACGTTCGTGACCCGGATGGACTACCTCTCGCCGATCTTCAACGAGACCGCCTACAGCCTCGCGGTGGAGAAGCTGCTCGGGATCGAAGACCAGATCACCGAGCGGGCCACCACCATCCGGGTGCTGATGATGGAGCTCAACCGGATCTCGTCGCACCTGGTCTGGCTGGCCACCACCGGCATGGAGCTGGGCGCCATCTCGATCATGTTGTACGGCTTCCGCGAGCGCGAATACATCCTCGAGATCTTCGAGATGGTCTCCGGCCTGCGGATGAACATGGCCTACGTGCGACCGGGCGGCGTGGCGCAAGACGTGCCGGACAGCGCGGTCAAGAAGATCCGCGAGTTCCTCACCATGATGCCCAAGCGGCTCAAGGAGTATGAGGACCTGCTCTCCGGCCAGCCGATCTGGACCGAGCGCACCCAGGGCGTCGCGGTGCTCGACGTGACCGCCTGCGTCGCGCTCGGTGTCACCGGCCCGGTGCTGCGGTCGGCCGGCCTGCCGTGGGACCTGCGCAAGACGATGCCCTACTGCGGCTACGACACCTACGAGTTCGACGTGCCGACCTCGAACGACGCCGACGTGTGGGGTCGCTACCAGGTCCGGCTCGCCGAGATCCGCGAGTCGCTCAAGCTGATCGAGCAGTGCCTCGACCGGCTCCGGCCCGGCCCGATCATGGTGCACGACAAGAAGATCGCCTGGCCGGCGCAGCTCGCGATCGGCACCGACGGCCTCGGCAACTCGCTGGAGCACGTCGCCAAGATCATGGGTCAGTCGATGGAGTCGCTGATCCACCACTTCAAGCTCGTCACCGAAGGCTTCCGGGTGCCGCCCGGCCAGGTCTACGTGGCGATCGAGGGCCCGCGCGGGGAGTTGGGCGCCCACGCGGTGTCCGACGGCGGCACCCGGCCCTACCGGGTGCACTTCCGCGAGCCCAGCTTCGTGAACCTGCAAGCGCTTCCAGCGATGGCGGAGGGCGGCCTGATCGCCGACGTCATCGCCGGCGGCGCCTCGCTGGACCCGGTGATGGGTGGGTGTGACCGATGA
- a CDS encoding NADH-quinone oxidoreductase subunit C — protein sequence MPPSAKPGGGVPVQATPVGATTGAPAELPPSSVAGRGMFGISGSGDTSGFGGLVRRRVGGGGSERPYGSYFDEVYDSLEEAFPGLDDAIEKVVVDRNELTLHVKPKRIAEVCRTMRDDESLRFELCSSVSAVDYLGADERRLHVTYHLASMTYRRRVRLEVAVGVEHPHVPSVTHVYPTADWQERETYDMFGVIFDGHPALTRILMPDDWEGHPQRKDYPLGGVPVEYKGAEIPAPDRRRSYQ from the coding sequence GTGCCGCCGAGCGCCAAGCCCGGTGGGGGTGTGCCCGTGCAGGCCACTCCGGTGGGTGCGACGACCGGTGCGCCGGCCGAGCTGCCTCCGTCCTCTGTGGCTGGTCGCGGCATGTTCGGCATCTCCGGCTCCGGTGACACCTCCGGCTTCGGCGGCCTGGTCCGCCGGCGGGTCGGTGGCGGCGGCAGCGAGCGGCCCTACGGCAGCTACTTCGACGAGGTCTACGACTCGCTCGAAGAAGCCTTCCCGGGTCTCGACGACGCCATCGAGAAGGTGGTCGTCGACCGCAACGAGCTGACGCTGCACGTCAAGCCCAAGCGGATCGCCGAGGTCTGCCGCACCATGCGCGACGACGAGTCGCTGCGCTTCGAGCTGTGCTCGTCGGTGTCCGCTGTGGACTATCTCGGTGCCGACGAGCGCCGGCTGCACGTGACCTACCACCTCGCGTCGATGACCTACCGGCGCCGGGTGCGGCTCGAGGTCGCGGTCGGCGTCGAGCACCCGCACGTGCCGTCGGTCACCCACGTCTACCCGACCGCCGACTGGCAGGAGCGGGAAACCTACGACATGTTCGGCGTCATCTTCGACGGCCACCCCGCTCTGACCCGGATCCTCATGCCGGACGACTGGGAAGGCCACCCGCAGCGCAAGGACTACCCGCTCGGCGGGGTCCCGGTCGAATACAAGGGCGCCGAGATCCCCGCGCCGGACCGGCGGAGGAGCTACCAGTGA
- a CDS encoding NuoB/complex I 20 kDa subunit family protein — protein MGIEEKLPAGVLLTSVEKLVNWSRKSSVWGATFGLACCAIEMMAAGGPHYDLGRWGMEVFRASPRQADLMIVAGRVSQKMAPVLRQIYDQMAEPRWVLSMGVCASSGGMFNNYAIVQGVDHVVPVDMYLPGCPPRPEMLIDAILKLREKINHEPLGPNGRKMLEQRKERGDVPVVPYGSMPSSYRNDKARRAEWTQAVREGREEQLRIENWMKEERHLQGGGRW, from the coding sequence ATGGGTATCGAAGAGAAACTCCCCGCGGGCGTCCTGCTCACCTCCGTGGAGAAGCTGGTCAACTGGTCCCGCAAGTCGTCGGTCTGGGGCGCCACGTTCGGCCTGGCCTGCTGCGCGATCGAGATGATGGCGGCCGGCGGCCCGCACTACGACCTGGGTCGCTGGGGCATGGAGGTGTTCCGCGCTTCGCCCCGCCAAGCCGACCTGATGATCGTGGCCGGCCGGGTGTCGCAGAAGATGGCACCCGTGCTGCGGCAGATCTACGACCAGATGGCCGAGCCCCGCTGGGTGCTCTCCATGGGCGTCTGCGCGAGCAGCGGCGGCATGTTCAACAACTACGCGATCGTCCAAGGCGTCGACCACGTCGTGCCGGTCGACATGTATCTGCCCGGCTGCCCGCCGCGGCCCGAGATGCTGATCGACGCGATCCTGAAGCTGCGCGAGAAGATCAATCACGAGCCGCTCGGCCCCAACGGGCGCAAGATGCTCGAGCAGCGCAAGGAGCGCGGTGACGTGCCGGTCGTGCCCTACGGCTCGATGCCTTCCTCTTACCGCAACGACAAGGCCCGGCGGGCCGAGTGGACCCAGGCGGTCCGCGAGGGCCGCGAGGAGCAGTTGCGGATCGAAAACTGGATGAAGGAAGAACGGCACCTCCAGGGAGGTGGACGGTGGTGA
- a CDS encoding NADH-quinone oxidoreductase subunit A, with protein MTLSPYAPILGLFALAAFFALFSVASARIAGPRRYNRAKLDAYECGIEPSPQPVGGGRFPIKFYLTAMLFIVFDIEIIFLYPWAVSFDALGLFGFVEMVMFIGTVFIAYAYVWRRGGLDWD; from the coding sequence ATGACGCTCTCGCCGTACGCACCAATCCTGGGGCTGTTCGCCCTGGCTGCCTTCTTCGCGCTGTTCTCCGTCGCGTCGGCCAGGATCGCCGGCCCGCGCCGGTATAACCGGGCCAAGCTCGACGCATACGAGTGCGGCATCGAACCGAGTCCGCAGCCGGTCGGCGGCGGGCGGTTCCCGATCAAGTTCTACCTGACGGCGATGCTCTTCATCGTCTTCGACATCGAAATCATCTTCCTCTACCCGTGGGCCGTGAGCTTCGACGCGCTCGGGCTCTTCGGGTTCGTGGAGATGGTCATGTTCATCGGCACCGTGTTCATCGCCTACGCCTATGTCTGGCGTCGCGGCGGGCTGGACTGGGACTGA